The Kribbella sp. NBC_00662 nucleotide sequence CAAGTCAGGTGTGACGGCTTCGCCGTTGATCACCGGGACGCGCAGGAGCAGACCGAAGATGCCGCCCGGGAATCTGTTTGCGAGGAAGGCCTCGTTACGTTCGCGGACGGCGTCGTCAGTGAGCGTGCGCACTGAGCCCAGGACACCGCGGCTGTAGACGCCATTGCAGATGGTGATGGTTCGGCTGTGATTGAACGGATTGCGAAGCCGGGCGAGAAGAGCGACGTCCTCGACGAGCTCTCGCGGGGTCTCGCCTTTCCAGGCGTCCTGCGCCTGAACCGCCTCGAGTTCCGCCTTCGACGGTGCGTCCGCGTCGGCGTCCTTGAGCTCTTCCCACAGTGGCCGGTACTCGCGACCGTCGCGTGATCGGAAGATCTCGCCGTCGGCCAGGTCCTCGACGGACATCTGCCGGATCGGCAGTTGGTCCAGGACTCGCAGCAGTCGGCCGGTGACCTGGTTCCAGGCGATGCCGCCGAGCAGGATGAGGTGACCGGACAGATGGTCCGCGCTCACCTCGGAAGGAATCTGGTGTCGCGTGCGAAGCTCCGGGTTGGAGGCGCGCACATGGCCCCACATCTCGATCAGTGCGTCGAGATCGGCGTACTTGTACAACCGGGTGTAGTTCGGGTTGTTCTCTTCGGCGAGCGGGGATCGTCCCTCTATCGGGGCTTCCGGGCAGATCAGCGTGATCGGGCCAGACTCGAAGTCGAACGTGTACGACCCGCCGATGGGTGATGGTTCGGCCTGATGGCGAACCGAGTCCCGCAGCGCAACCAGCTCACGGTGGAGTGTGCTGAAGCGCTCCCGCTCGGCCGCGCTCAGATCCTGCTCACGCGGCAACCGCGTCGTACCTGCCGGTACGACGGACTTCGCGAAGAGCAGCGCATAGCCGCGCAGCCGCTCTTCCGGTGGCAGCTTCGGATTGGACTGTGATTCCCATGAGCTGATCGTCGCCACCGCGACCCGGGAGTCGGAGCTGAGCGCAAGCGAGAGATCCTTCTGGGTCAGTCGCTGCGACTCGCGGAGCTCCCGAAGTCTCCTGGCGAGTCGTACGGCCTCTGGTGAGGGGGCCACTCTCTCTCCCGAAATCTGCTCAGCCAACGACGGGGGGCACGGATCGGCTGATCCTATACCCGCTCTACCCGACTCCACTGACTACATCTGAACCTCGCACCGAAGATCCTCCGATGCCCCGCGACGCTCAGATTCGTCGACTCTTTGCGTTTCCCCGATCACAGTCGGTGCACGACGAGCCGTAGTACACCATCGCTCTACCGTAGTACCGAACTCGACCTGAATCCAACTGAACCCGCACAATACGCCGAAATAGGCCAAATCCCGGGCCTGTCTCAGCTGGCGACCGCGGATATTCCAGTGACGTCAGTGGTCTTACCCGCCATGATGGCGCGGTGGACGAGGTCAAAGTCGTAGTTGCCCACAGCGAACGAGCGACCCTGCAGGTCGGCGATGTGTTCCTGAAGATCGACTCTGATCAGTCGAATATCGACGTCGAGGTCGAGGCGATGGCTCTGGCGCCGGTTCCGACTCCGGAGATCCTGTGGCGCAAGCCGCCGGTGCTCGCGCTGGCTCGTGTGCCTGGGATGGCGCTCGGCAAGCTCGGTGAGCCTTCGCCCGCGTCGCCGGCGGCATGGGCCGCGGCGGGCGCCGCCGTACGAATGCTGCACGATGCGCCTCTTCCGCCGTGGCCTGGCGGGAACCTCGACGAGATCACCGAGCACCTCGACACCGAATGCGATTGGCTCGTCTCGAGCGGCACTCTTCCCGCCGATCTGGTCAAGCGCAACCGCGAGGTCGCCGAGGCCGCCCTCCAGCCGCGGAAGCCGGCCTTCATCCATGGAGACCTGCAGATCACCCACGTGTTCGTCCAGGACGACGAGGTCACCGGCATCATCGATTGGTCCGAGGCAAGCCAAGGCGACGCCCTCTTCGACCTGGCCAGCCTCACCCTCGGCCACGAGGAGCAGCTACCCAATCTCCTCGCCGGCTACGGCACTGATGTGGACCTCGACGCAATCCGCGGCTGGTGGTCCCTCCGAAGCCTGCGAGCCGCCCGCTGGCTCGTAGAACACGGCTTCGACCCGAACTCGCCAGGCTGCGAGTTCGACGTACTGCGCGCTCGGATGTAAGCCCCTATGTCGCGCTCGCGCTCGTCTGTCGGCGGGTCTGCGACGGTCGCCTGCTTCAAGCCTTCCGCGTTGCGGCGCCACTAGGTGTCGACGTTCTCCACCGTGTAGTCGTGCAGCGCTTGTTTGTCGGTCCAGATTTCGAGCGCCGACAACTCGGGACCAGTAACAACAAGAAGTGTTCACACAGATCCTGCACAGGAGCCGGCAGCACCACGAGTTCTCTTATTCACCGGGCTGGGGACATCCCCCGAGCCCGGCGCAGAGTTCGAATGGCCGGCGCCTGGTCCGCCTACTGCCGCTCGTGGCCGTCCCAGAGCCTCGCCACTTCTTCGATCTGACTCTGCAGGTCGAGTGCGTCCACCTGGATGCGGTAGTCGGCGTCCGGCGGATTCAGCGCATCTGCCTCATGCAGCATCCGAAACTCATCGTCGGTCAGCCAGACCTTGCGCAACGCCGCCCGCCGCAACGCCTCCGCGAAGCCAACCTTCAGGTGCACAATCACGCACCCCGGCAGCTCCCGCCTGTACAGCTCGCTGGTCTCCGGCGTCAGCACGTCCGAGATAACAACTTCAATGCCCCCGGCCACAAAGTTCCGAGCCAGCCCACAGGCGTTAACCACCCCAAGCCTCTGCTGCTCCCGCCCTTCCTCCCCCTCCCACGGCGCAACACCACCCGCGACAACCAACTGCCGCACATCATCCACATCAACAAACGCACACCGAGCCCGCCCTCCCGCGAGCCCCCGCCCCGTCGAACTCTTCCCCACAGCAGGCCCACCCGTAAGCACCAACGGCAGACGAGTCATAACTCAGCCGATCCAGTACGTCGATTGCTCGGCCGACACGAACTCCTCGGATCGATCGTCGCGCGCAGCCTGAATCGCCTCCTCGAAGCCTGGACCGGAGTAGGCGACCGCTCGCATCCGCCAGAGCTTCAAGACGTCGCGCAACTCCTGGAAACGCGACACATCGCGGGCCGCGTCGAGTGCGCTGCGGTACTCCGCCAGAAACTGCTCATGCCACCGCGTCGGCATCAGACGAAGGATCTCGCCCGGATCCTCCGGCGAACGCTGCATCGGCTGCACGGTCACGCCGACAAACTACTGTGCACCAACTCTGCGCGTACCAGAGTTGTCCACGCCACCACGAGATTTCGCACCCGGTGCACGTGATCAGAGTCACCTCGAGGAGTACGGCGACCGTGGTGGGAAAATCCCTCCCCGGTGTGCGGAGAGGGTGTGGTGGTCAGGGGCGGTCTCGATTCAGGTCGCGAGACCGCAGCAGCTGGGCGCAATCGCGACCGTGCCAGAGGTCGCGGCAAAGGGAGTGCAGCGGTCGCAGGACGCCGATGTTGCTACAGGTATAGCTACACCCGACCCTCCGGTATGTTCCAGCCCCCATCCACCGGGGCTTGGGGGCTAAAACATACGGCGGGTTGAGTGGGCGACGTGCTGCGGCGGTGGTTGCCGGGACAGCCGGGACAGGTTCCATTATCGGAGCGTCGGCGACTGGATAGTGACATTCGCGGGGTTCCTTGCCCCAGCGGTCGTCGGCGTTTCGGCTGCACTTGCCCACCCTGCTCTCCGTGCCGGATCTCATTGCCTATGGCAAGGAGATCGGTGTCTGCCGCGGAGTCTTGACGGCGGGACTATTGCCGGGCCAGGTGGGCTCG carries:
- a CDS encoding DUF6247 family protein: MTVQPMQRSPEDPGEILRLMPTRWHEQFLAEYRSALDAARDVSRFQELRDVLKLWRMRAVAYSGPGFEEAIQAARDDRSEEFVSAEQSTYWIG
- a CDS encoding phosphotransferase family protein gives rise to the protein MDEVKVVVAHSERATLQVGDVFLKIDSDQSNIDVEVEAMALAPVPTPEILWRKPPVLALARVPGMALGKLGEPSPASPAAWAAAGAAVRMLHDAPLPPWPGGNLDEITEHLDTECDWLVSSGTLPADLVKRNREVAEAALQPRKPAFIHGDLQITHVFVQDDEVTGIIDWSEASQGDALFDLASLTLGHEEQLPNLLAGYGTDVDLDAIRGWWSLRSLRAARWLVEHGFDPNSPGCEFDVLRARM